The sequence CGATCGATCGCGTATTCGATCTTCAAGGGTGCATAGGCGTAGAAGTGGCCGAGGCCGCCACCGACGAAGGGCGCGGAGCCCATCTGCCACATCAGCCAGTTCAGCGTCTCGGTCCGCGCACGGCGCTCGGTCGGCAGGAAGGCGCCGAAGCGCTCGGCCAGGTACACGAGGATCGAGCCGCTCTCGAAGACGCGCAGCACCGGATCGACGGAGCGATCGACCAGCGCGGGAATCTTGGCGTTCGGGTTGATGTCGACGAAGCCGCTCGCGAACTGGTCGCCCTTGAAGATGTCGATCAGCCAGGCGTCGTATTCGGCATCGGAATACCCCGCGGCGAGCAGCTCCTCCAGCAGGATGGTGATCTTCTGGCCGTTCGGGGTGCCTTGCGAATACAGCTGCAGCGGGTGCTTGCCCACCGGCAGTTCGCGCTCGAACCTGGCACCGGACACCGGGCTGTTGATGCTGCCGAACTGGCCGCCGTATTCGTGTTTCGGGCTCCAGACCTTGGGCGGCACGTAGCCCGCGGGCAGGTTGTCGAGGTGAGATTCGTTCATGTGGACTCCTGGGTGTTTGATTGACTGCTTGGGGGGTTGAAGAGAGGCGCCGCGCCGATCCGGCGCGTGTATGTCGCATGGGCCTGCGGCCCCTTGTCCCAGTGCATTCCCATGCCTGCGCCTTCCCTGCCGATCGCCGCCGCGATGGCGGCCACGTGCTGCTTGGTGATTGGTTTCATGCGACGTCCTCGATAGTTGATGGGTCGCAGTCTGAGAGCGCGCCTGGCAAAGATCGAGACGGGAAGCTGGAATTGGCTATTGCATCAGCTGCAACAATTCCGCTTGAAATGGGCTCAAACTCGCGCCCAACCTCTGAACTTGTTCTTAGTAGG comes from Variovorax paradoxus and encodes:
- the yghU gene encoding glutathione-dependent disulfide-bond oxidoreductase; the encoded protein is MNESHLDNLPAGYVPPKVWSPKHEYGGQFGSINSPVSGARFERELPVGKHPLQLYSQGTPNGQKITILLEELLAAGYSDAEYDAWLIDIFKGDQFASGFVDINPNAKIPALVDRSVDPVLRVFESGSILVYLAERFGAFLPTERRARTETLNWLMWQMGSAPFVGGGLGHFYAYAPLKIEYAIDRYAMEAKRQLHVLDTHLASHEYLAGNEYTIADMAVLPWYPGSLYGVYKTHEFLAVEEYQHLLRWYRAVGARPAVARGRRVNRTSSVPGEFLRERHDASDFDTLTP